Below is a window of Streptomyces genisteinicus DNA.
GAGTGCCGTGCGCGGCCTCGACGCCTCACTCTTCGCCCTGCGGGGCATGGGACTGAGCGACCCGGAGACGATCTCGGTCGTCATCGCCGTGCAGAGCTTCACGTCGGGCATCGCCCGCATGGAACTGGAGTCGGCCGAAGCCGCCCAGCAGACGGGGCAGTCCGAGGAGGAGTTCTGGCGCAGGCAGGAGCCCTATCTGTCGAAGGCGATGCTCAGCGGCGAGTACCCGTCCCTGGCGGAGCTCTCGGAGGACGCGTTCAGCTCGGAGTTCGACCACTTCGCCTTCGGAGTGGAGCGGCTGATCGGGGGCTTCCGGGCTCTGGTGGCGGAACGCGCCGGGACTGCCTGAGCACGGGCGCCGGCCCCTGCGTCGGGGGACCGAGGCCGGGACCGGCGCCGGGACCGGAGACCGGCAGCCGGCACGGACCGGCCGGCCGTCTCCCGGAGCGGCCGGGTCAGGCCCCGCGGCGCCGCCGCAGGGCGAACACCAGCAGCGCACCGCCGCCGAGCACCAGCAGCCCGTACGTCGTGACGCGCCCCTCGCCGCCGCCGTCCGCGGCATCGCCTCCTCCGCCGCCGCCCGGGCCGGAGCCCGCGTCGCCGCCGCCCGCCCCCTCGCGCCCGTCCTCCCGGGGGGCGACCTCCACCCGCACGACCTCGCTCCGCTCCCCCTCCGTGCCGAACAGGAGCGCCGTGCCGTCAGGTGTGTACGTCACCGACTCCGACTGCCCCTGGATCGGCGCCCGGACCCTGTGGTCGGCGCCCAGCCGGCCGTTCTCCCAGGCGTAGGCCCGGGCGCTGAAGTACGAACGCAGCGTCAGTTCCCTGCCGTCGGGGGAGAAGGCGCCGTCCGTCACCCACGGCACCTCGCCGATCCGCCGGAAGACGTTGGTGGCCTTGGCGTTCAGCTTCTCGGGGCCTTCGTAGAGACCGCCGCCGTCCTCGTTCTTCGAGGCGATGTAGACGCGGCCCGTCACCGGATGCACCATCAGCGCCTCGGCGTTGCGGGGGCCGTCGGCGTACTCGACGTCGAACTGGGTGGCGTCGACCGTCTGGTCGCGCAGCCGCTCCGGCTCGGGGAAGCGGTAGATCCACACGTGGTCCCAGCCGCCGTCGAGGTTGTCGCCGATGTCGCCCACGTAGACGTGCCCGTCGGCGCCGACGGAGACCGCCTCCATGTCCCGCGGGGTGCCGACCCCGCGCAGGGTGATCGTCGCGACGGTCTCGCCCGTCGCCGAGTCGACGGCGAACACCCGTGGCGCGTCCTGGTCGTTGTGCGTCCAGTAGATCCCCGGGTGGGCCCGGCTGGCGGCGAGGCCGCTGGACTCGGTGATCCGCGGGTCCTCCAGGGTGAACCCGGAGCCGTCGTCGGCCGCCGCGGGCGCGGCGGGCGCGGAGACGAGCAGGACGGCGGCGGCGAGGCCGGCGAGGCTGTGGAGCGGGCGCATGCCCCCAGCCTGCCATCCCGCTCAGGGGCGCACGGCGGTGACCAGCCACGAGGCGCTGCGCAGGAGCACTCCGCCAGGGCTCTCGGCGGGACGCAGCAGGTCGGCGAGGGTCTGCCGGGCGCGTATGCCCTCGGCCTCACCGATCAGGCTCAGGCGGTGCCGGGCCGGGCCCGTGTCCATGAGGAAGCCTGCCGCGTCCTCGGCGTCGCGCCCCCACCGGCCGGCCGCTTCGACGCGGGCGAGTGCGACCTGGGCGAATCCCGCGCCGGCGAGCACCTCCCGGACGTGGACCGGGTCGGCGAGGGAGAACATGCCGGGCTCCCCCGCGGCGCCGAATCCGCCCAGCGACAGCTCGGGGCCGAGGCCGCCGAGCGCCCGGAGCCATTCGTTGTCGGTGCCGTGGGCGGCGACCACGAAGGCGGCCCGGCCGCCGGGGCGCAGAGCGCCGAGGATGTTGGCGAAGGCGGCCACCGGATCGGCGAAGAACATCACCCCGTAGCGGCTGATCACCGCGTCGAAGTCCCGCCCGGCGAGCGGGTGCACCTGTGCGTCGCCGTGCTCGAAGGTGGTGTGGTCGAGGTGCTCCGCCCGTGCGGACGCACGGGCCCGCTCCAGCATCGGACCGGACAGGTCCACTCCGGTGACCCGCCCGTCCAGCGCCCGGCGGGCCGCGGCACGGGTGGTCGCCCCGGCGCCGCAGCCGATGTCGAGGACGGCGTCACCGGCACGGATCCGCGCGGCATCCAGCAGCGGGGCGGTGAAGCCCGCGTTGATCTCGTCCCAGCGGTCCTGCTGACGCGCCCAGTGCGTGCCCTCGTAGCCGTTCCACGCCTGCGCCTGTTCGGTGTTGACGATGTGCACGGGACTTCCCTCCGTCTAGTATGGGCGTGCGCCCAAACAGCGTGGTTCACACAGTATGGGCGAGCGCCCATACTGTCGACCCCCTTGTCAACGAAAGGCCCCTGATGTCACCCCGTGGAGTGGCCGTACCCAACGTCCGCCAGCTGCTCTTCGCCGCCGCCGAGCGCGTCGTGGCGAAGGGCGGCCCGGGCGCGCTGACCAGCCGCGCGGTCACCGACGAGGCGGGATGCTCCAAGGGGCTGCTGCACGCCCATTTCGCCGGAGGACTCGACGAGTTCGTGGCCGAGCTCGTGCTCGACCGCTTCGCCCGCGCCTCGGCGCTCGCGGCGGAACTGCCCTCCCGGGCCGGGCAGGACACGGTCGCCGGCAACCTCACGGAGGTGACCTCGGCGCTGCTCGCCTCCGGCGGCCCCGCGTTGTCCGCGCTCGTCGTCACCCGGCCCGGAGCGACCGAGCGCTTCCGTGCGGCGATGACCGGGGGCGCCTCCGGCTTCACCGCCATCGAGGACGCGATCGCCGCCTACCTGCGCGCCGAACAGCCGCTGGGCCGCGTCCCCGACGCCCTGGACGCCCGGTCCACCGCGCTCGCCCTCGTGGCGACCGCCCACCACCTGCTGATGACCTCCGACCCGGGCACGCCGGACGCGACGGCCCAGATGGAGCGCCTGGTGACCACGCTGACGCGCGCCTGAACCCGGTGCGCGCACGTGCGTCGCGTCCACCGCACGTACGCCGGCGCGCGCCGTCCGGGCGTCGCGTCCACCGTCCGGCGACCCCACCCGGGAGCGGTGAGCCCCGGGGCGGTGAGCGCCCGGGGGCCCCGGCGGCGGTGAAGGTCCGCGGCCGCCGGGGCGGCCCGGTCCGCCTCGCCGGCGCGGGCGTCGTGTCCAGCCTCACATCGACGATCACTGCCGGGTTACCGGCGGGTTCGGAGATGATGACGCCCATGCGCTTCATGTTCGTCGGCGACTCCATGACCATCGGACGGGCCGGCGACTACAGCTGGCGCTACCGGATGTGGCAGCACCTCTCGGCAACGGGCGAGCCCTTCGCGATCGTCGGACCGCGTCACACCCTGTACGACTCCGAGGCCGGCGCACCCGTCTCCACGCACTACGCCGATCCCGCGTTCCCCGCCGACGCCCGCCGCCACCTCGCGGGCTGGGGCGAGGGCTGGCTCCACATGGCGCCTGTCATCGGCGACGCGGTCGCCGATCACCGCCCGGACGTCCTGCTGGTCTCGCTCGGCCTGATCGACCTCGGCTTCTACACGGACAGCACCCAGACCGCGGCCAACGTGCGCGCGTTCGTCCGGGGCGCGCGGGCGGCCAATCCGCGCGTGCGGATGGTCCTGCTCCCGGTGATCCCCAACATACGGGCCGAGTCGGACGCCCCGTTCGCCGCCGAGTGCGCCCGGTTCAACTCCCTGCTCGCCGAGGCGGTCGCGGACCTGGACACCCTGGCGTCACCGCTGCTCCTCGCCCCGCGGCCGGCCTCGTACGACATCCACACGGACACCTACGACGGCACCCACCCCGGCCCCACGGGCGAGATCAAACTGGCGGGCACCTTCGCCGACACCATGCACCGGGCGTGGGCGCTGGGCCGCGCCTGGGACGTCGCCGCCTGACCGTCCCGGGCCAGGAGGCGGGGCCGGCACGGAACGTCCGGCCGGCACGGAACGTCCGGCCGACACGGAACTTCCGTCCGGCCGGGCCCGTGGGACGCCGGGGCGGGCGACCGTGTGCAAGGGGGCCGCGGCGCCCCGGGCGGGGCAGCCGCAGAGGCCGCGGGGCGGCTCAGCCGTCCAGCGGCTCCGGACGGCCGGTCCCGCCTTCCAGCAGCTCCGGACGGTCGGCGAGGCCGGCGAGGTGTCCGGCCGGGTCGGCGATCAGCCTGCGCGAGGTGAGATCGAGCATCCCCGCCACTCCGGTGATCTCCGCCGCCACCGTGCCGTCCTCCTTGACGATGCGCTGCTCGACCCGGAAGGTCTTCCCCTCGCCGTAGACGAACCGGCAGCTGATCCGCACCCGGTCGCCGCCGCGCAGTTCGCGTGCGTACTTCACCGTCACTTCGAGGGCGACCGGGCCGACGCCGCTCGCGAGCAGCTTCTCCTGGGACAGTCCCGCGGCACGCAGGAGCTCCCAGCGGGCGTGCTCGGCGTACTGGAGGTAGACGGCCTGGTTGAGGTGCCCCTGGGTGTCGAGTTCGTACCCGCGCACCGTCACATCGGCGAAGAAGGTCATGCACAGCGCAACCTCGGCGGCCTTCGGCGCATTCCTGGCGCGCGCTTTTGAACCGGCGCGCGCGGGGCACTCGTCGCGGAGCGGACCGCGAACACGACCGAGAGAAAAGGAACCACTGCCGAGAAAGGGGTGTCCGATGACCCACGAACTGTCCGCGAAGGACATCATGACGAGCGGCGCCGCGTGCGTGGGCGCCCACCAGACGCTTCAGGACGCCGCCCGGATGATGCGCGACCTCGATGTGGGCGCTCTGCCCATCTGTGGCGACAACAACCGGCTCACCGGGCTGGTCACCGACCGGGACATCGTCGTCCGCTGCTGCGCCGAAGGGGTCGACCCGGCCTCGGTGCAGGCGGGCACGCTCTCCGGCGAGCTGCACTGGGTGGACGCGGAGGCGAGCGCCTCGGACGTCCTGGAGATCATGGAGAGCAACCACATCAAGCGCCTGCCGGTGATCGACGTCCAGGGCGGCCACCGCCTGGTCGGCATGATCACGGAGGCGAACGTCGCCAAGAACCTCAGCGACGCCCAGATCGCCGAATTCGCGACCCGGGTCTACGCGCAGGCGTAACGACCGCGCGGGCACAGCGACCCGGCAGTCGGGCGCACCGACCCGGCAACCGGGACGGGGCGCACCGACCCGGCCGCCGGGACGCGCACCTCTC
It encodes the following:
- a CDS encoding TetR/AcrR family transcriptional regulator, giving the protein MSPRGVAVPNVRQLLFAAAERVVAKGGPGALTSRAVTDEAGCSKGLLHAHFAGGLDEFVAELVLDRFARASALAAELPSRAGQDTVAGNLTEVTSALLASGGPALSALVVTRPGATERFRAAMTGGASGFTAIEDAIAAYLRAEQPLGRVPDALDARSTALALVATAHHLLMTSDPGTPDATAQMERLVTTLTRA
- a CDS encoding acyl-CoA thioesterase; its protein translation is MTFFADVTVRGYELDTQGHLNQAVYLQYAEHARWELLRAAGLSQEKLLASGVGPVALEVTVKYARELRGGDRVRISCRFVYGEGKTFRVEQRIVKEDGTVAAEITGVAGMLDLTSRRLIADPAGHLAGLADRPELLEGGTGRPEPLDG
- a CDS encoding WD40 repeat domain-containing protein, encoding MRPLHSLAGLAAAVLLVSAPAAPAAADDGSGFTLEDPRITESSGLAASRAHPGIYWTHNDQDAPRVFAVDSATGETVATITLRGVGTPRDMEAVSVGADGHVYVGDIGDNLDGGWDHVWIYRFPEPERLRDQTVDATQFDVEYADGPRNAEALMVHPVTGRVYIASKNEDGGGLYEGPEKLNAKATNVFRRIGEVPWVTDGAFSPDGRELTLRSYFSARAYAWENGRLGADHRVRAPIQGQSESVTYTPDGTALLFGTEGERSEVVRVEVAPREDGREGAGGGDAGSGPGGGGGGDAADGGGEGRVTTYGLLVLGGGALLVFALRRRRGA
- a CDS encoding class I SAM-dependent methyltransferase: MHIVNTEQAQAWNGYEGTHWARQQDRWDEINAGFTAPLLDAARIRAGDAVLDIGCGAGATTRAAARRALDGRVTGVDLSGPMLERARASARAEHLDHTTFEHGDAQVHPLAGRDFDAVISRYGVMFFADPVAAFANILGALRPGGRAAFVVAAHGTDNEWLRALGGLGPELSLGGFGAAGEPGMFSLADPVHVREVLAGAGFAQVALARVEAAGRWGRDAEDAAGFLMDTGPARHRLSLIGEAEGIRARQTLADLLRPAESPGGVLLRSASWLVTAVRP
- a CDS encoding CBS domain-containing protein, with product MTHELSAKDIMTSGAACVGAHQTLQDAARMMRDLDVGALPICGDNNRLTGLVTDRDIVVRCCAEGVDPASVQAGTLSGELHWVDAEASASDVLEIMESNHIKRLPVIDVQGGHRLVGMITEANVAKNLSDAQIAEFATRVYAQA
- a CDS encoding GDSL-type esterase/lipase family protein, which produces MRFMFVGDSMTIGRAGDYSWRYRMWQHLSATGEPFAIVGPRHTLYDSEAGAPVSTHYADPAFPADARRHLAGWGEGWLHMAPVIGDAVADHRPDVLLVSLGLIDLGFYTDSTQTAANVRAFVRGARAANPRVRMVLLPVIPNIRAESDAPFAAECARFNSLLAEAVADLDTLASPLLLAPRPASYDIHTDTYDGTHPGPTGEIKLAGTFADTMHRAWALGRAWDVAA